Proteins encoded by one window of Desulfobacterales bacterium:
- a CDS encoding PilZ domain-containing protein, which translates to MTFFTKEKRKYKRAYLLQTPVMGNFSIPIINKMFYGQILNVSEGGLCIKAETIPDAVKGMQLLFKGSDDLEIFRGISDMRMKISYIEEYQYADSSTIFSTTKIVIGCKFKKILTPHKNAILNIIEHYSNLKI; encoded by the coding sequence ATGACGTTCTTTACAAAAGAAAAAAGAAAATATAAAAGAGCTTATCTACTTCAAACCCCTGTAATGGGAAATTTTTCGATTCCCATTATTAACAAAATGTTTTATGGACAAATATTAAATGTTAGTGAAGGAGGGCTATGCATTAAAGCAGAAACAATTCCTGATGCTGTAAAAGGCATGCAGCTATTATTTAAAGGAAGTGACGATTTAGAAATATTTAGAGGTATTTCTGATATGAGAATGAAAATATCGTATATTGAGGAATACCAATACGCGGATTCATCTACAATTTTTTCTACAACAAAAATAGTGATTGGCTGCAAATTCAAAAAAATTTTAACACCTCATAAAAATGCTATTCTAAATATTATTGAGCATTATAGTAATCTCAAAATTTAA